One Equus caballus isolate H_3958 breed thoroughbred chromosome 17, TB-T2T, whole genome shotgun sequence DNA window includes the following coding sequences:
- the ZIC5 gene encoding zinc finger protein ZIC 5 — MEPPLSKRNPPALRLADLATAQAGPLQNMTGFPALASPPAHSQLRAAAAHLRPRDQGADPGVAITPLAPEHMAQASALGLSPLSQGLPAQSGGLAAAARAAASVAHPGGDTYPGGGGSSRAQPSAPPPPAPPLPPSPSPPPPPPPPPPPPALSGYTTTNSGGGGSSGKGHSRDFVLRRDLSATAPAAAMHGAPLGGEQQSGTGSPQHSAPPPHSGGMFISASGTYAGPDGSGGGGPALFPALHDTPGAPGGHPHPLNGQMRLGLAAAAAAAAAELYGRAEPPFAPRSGDAHYGAVAAAAAAALHGYGAVNLNLNLAAAAAAAAAGPGPHLQHHAPPPAPPPPPAPAQHPHQHHPHLPGAAGAFLRYMRQPIKQELICKWIDPDELAGQPPPPPPPPAGGAKPCSKTFGTMHELVNHVTVEHVGGPEQSSHVCFWEDCPREGKPFKAKYKLINHIRVHTGEKPFPCPFPGCGKVFARSENLKIHKRTHTGEKPFKCEFDGCDRKFANSSDRKKHSHVHTSDKPYYCKIRGCDKSYTHPSSLRKHMKIHCKSPPPSPGALGYSSVGTPVGAPLSPVLDPTRSRSSTLSPQVTNLNEWYVCQASGAPSHLHTPSSNGTTSESEDEEMYGNSEVVRTIH, encoded by the exons ATGGAGCCCCCTTTGAGCAAGAGGAACCCGCCAGCGCTGAGATTAGCGGATTTGGCAACGGCTCAGGCCGGGCCGCTTCAGAATATGACAGGCTTCCCGGCGCTGGCCAGCCCGCCCGCCCACTCCCAACTCCGCGCCGCTGCCGCGCACCTCCGCCCTCGGGATCAGGGCGCTGACCCCGGCGTGGCCATCACTCCGCTCGCACCCGAGCACATGGCCCAAGCGAGCGCGCTCGGCCTCAGCCCTCTCTCCCAGGGGCTGCCGGCACAGTCCGGGGGCCTGGCGGCCGCCGCCCGCGCTGCAGCCTCGGTCGCGCACCCCGGCGGCGACACCTACCCCGGCggcgggggcagcagcagagcGCAGCCCtccgcgcccccgcccccagcccctcctcttcctccctccccttcaccccctccccctccccctccccctcctcctcctcctgccctctcgGGCTACACCACCACCAACagtggcggcggcggcagcagcggcaAAGGCCACAGCAGGGACTTCGTCCTCCGGAGGGACCTTTCCGCCACGGCCCCCGCGGCGGCCATGCACGGGGCCCCGCTCGGAGGGGAGCAGCAGTCCGGCACCGGCTCCCCCCAGCACTCGGCCCCGCCTCCCCACTCGGGCGGCATGTTCATCTCGGCCAGCGGCACCTACGCGGGCCCGGACGGCAGCGGCGGCGGGGGCCCGGCGCTCTTCCCCGCGCTGCACGACACGCCAGGAGCCCCCGGCGGCCACCCGCACCCGCTCAACGGCCAGATGCGCCTggggctggcggcggcggcggcagccgCGGCGGCCGAGCTGTACGGCCGCGCCGAGCCGCCCTTCGCACCGCGCTCCGGGGATGCTCACTACGGGGCGGTGGCGGCCGCTGCAGCAGCCGCCTTGCACGGCTACGGAGCCGTGAACTTAAACCTGAACCTGGCGGCGGcagccgcggcggcggcggcaggacCGGGGCCCCACCTGCAACACCACGCGCCGcccccggcgccgccgccgccgccggcgcccgcgCAGCACCCGCACCagcaccacccccacctcccaggggCGGCCGGGGCCTTCCTGCGCTACATGCGGCAGCCAATCAAGCAGGAGCTCATCTGCAAGTGGATCGACCCCGACGAGCTGGCCGGGCAGCCGCCACCGCCGCCACCGCCCCCGGCCGGCGGCGCCAAGCCCTGCTCCAAAACTTTCGGCACCATGCACGAGCTGGTGAACCACGTCACGGTGGAGCACGTGGGTGGCCCCGAGCAAAGCAGCCACGTCTGCTTCTGGGAGGACTGTCCGCGCGAGGGCAAGCCCTTCAAGGCCAAATACAAGCTCATCAACCACATCCGCGTGCACACCGGCGAGAAGCCCTTTCCCTGCCCCTTCCCGGGCTGCGGCAAGGTCTTCGCGCGCTCGGAGAACCTCAAGATCCACAAGCGCACTCATACAG GGGAAAAGCCTTTCAAATGTGAGTTTGATGGCTGCGACAGGAAGTTTGCCAACAGCAGTGATCGAAAGAAACATTCCCATGTCCACACCAGCGACAAGCCCTACTACTGCAAGATTCGAGGCTGTGACAAATCCTACACTCACCCGAGCTCTCTAAGGAAGCACATGAAGATTCACTGCAAGTCCCCACCACCGTCTCCAGGCGCCCTGGGTTACTCATCAGTGGGGACTCCAGTGGGTGCCCCCTTGTCCCCTGTGCTGGACCCAACCAGGAGTCGCTCTAGCACTCTCTCCCCTCAGGTGACCAACCTCAATGAGTGGTACGTTTGCCAGGCCAGTGGGGCCCCCAGCCACCTCCACACACCTTCCAGCAACGGAACCACTTCCGAGTCTGAAGATGAGGAGATGTACGGGAACTCTGAAGTTGTGCGGACGATACATTAG